One genomic segment of Devosia sp. includes these proteins:
- a CDS encoding AAA family ATPase, giving the protein MAPVWSTQQDAALVAVSAWLKDRNGPQVFRLFGWAGTGKSTLAVHLAQDVRNVKYAAFTGKAAMVMRKRGCKGAQTIHSLIYTLVSEKEGEPRFVLDPESPAADADLIVIDEVSMVDETLGADLLSFGVKVLVLGDPFQLPPVQGAGFFINEDPDIMLTEIHRQAADNPIIQLSMAVREGGFLERGTYGDSVVIGRDTVDRDAVMVADQVLVGRNKTRLTYNDRLRELRGLPFHEPVVGDRMVCLRNNPRKRLLNGQIWIVTDATRRTNGKWSLLLADDEGKGEARVLTHKAFFSGEEETMSWPERRQFDEFTFGYCLTVHKAQGSQWDNVYLFDESFVFREERARWLYTGITRAAERITIVC; this is encoded by the coding sequence ATGGCGCCGGTCTGGTCGACACAGCAGGATGCGGCACTCGTCGCGGTCAGCGCCTGGCTCAAGGATCGCAATGGGCCGCAGGTCTTCCGCCTGTTCGGCTGGGCCGGGACCGGTAAATCCACGCTGGCGGTGCACCTGGCGCAGGATGTGCGCAACGTCAAATATGCCGCCTTCACCGGCAAGGCGGCGATGGTCATGCGCAAGCGCGGCTGCAAGGGTGCGCAAACCATCCATAGTCTCATCTATACGCTGGTTTCCGAAAAGGAGGGCGAACCGCGTTTCGTGCTCGACCCGGAAAGCCCGGCTGCCGATGCCGATCTCATCGTCATCGACGAGGTCTCGATGGTCGACGAGACGCTGGGAGCCGACTTGCTGTCGTTCGGCGTCAAGGTTCTGGTGCTGGGCGACCCGTTCCAACTGCCGCCCGTGCAGGGAGCCGGGTTCTTCATCAACGAAGACCCCGACATCATGCTCACCGAAATCCATCGCCAGGCGGCAGACAATCCAATCATCCAATTGTCCATGGCGGTCCGCGAAGGCGGGTTTCTCGAGCGCGGCACCTATGGGGACAGCGTCGTCATCGGCCGCGATACCGTCGACCGCGATGCGGTCATGGTTGCCGATCAGGTGCTGGTGGGCCGCAACAAGACGCGGCTGACCTACAATGACCGGCTGCGCGAATTGCGCGGTCTGCCATTCCACGAGCCAGTGGTCGGCGACCGCATGGTCTGTCTCAGGAACAACCCGCGCAAGCGCCTGCTGAACGGCCAGATCTGGATCGTCACGGACGCGACGCGGCGCACCAACGGCAAGTGGAGCCTGTTGCTGGCCGACGATGAGGGCAAGGGTGAAGCGCGCGTCCTGACACACAAGGCGTTCTTCTCGGGCGAGGAGGAAACCATGAGCTGGCCGGAACGCCGGCAGTTCGATGAATTCACCTTTGGCTATTGCCTCACGGTCCATAAGGCGCAGGGCAGCCAATGGGACAATGTCTACCTGTTCGACGAGAGTTTCGTTTTCCGCGAGGAGCGGGCGCGCTGGCTCTATACCGGCATCACCCGGGCCGCCGAACGGATCACGATCGTGTGTTAG
- a CDS encoding fumarylacetoacetate hydrolase family protein, giving the protein MVLPAPLPVLVPVSGGGVFPVRRIYCVGRNYAEHAREMGHDDREPPFFFDKPADAILTGGAAMPYPTQTYDLHHEIELVVAIGRDGADIGEGEALDHVFGYAAGLDMTRRDLQAEAKKAGRPWTFAKGFDHSAPLGDIAPAAQIGHPSAGTITLTVNGVLRQTGDLADQIWSPAEAIAFLSRHVRLKAGDLIMTGTPAGVAAVQRGDRLEGVIAGVGTVSTTIS; this is encoded by the coding sequence CTGGTTCTTCCGGCCCCTCTGCCAGTCCTCGTTCCCGTCAGCGGTGGCGGCGTGTTTCCGGTGCGACGCATCTACTGTGTCGGCCGCAACTATGCCGAGCATGCGCGCGAGATGGGCCATGACGACCGCGAGCCGCCCTTTTTCTTCGACAAGCCCGCCGATGCGATTCTGACCGGTGGTGCCGCCATGCCCTATCCGACCCAGACGTACGACCTGCACCACGAAATCGAGCTGGTGGTCGCCATCGGCCGTGATGGCGCAGACATCGGCGAAGGCGAGGCGCTGGATCATGTCTTCGGATATGCTGCAGGGCTCGACATGACCCGCAGGGATCTGCAGGCCGAGGCCAAGAAGGCCGGCAGGCCATGGACCTTTGCCAAAGGATTCGACCATTCGGCGCCGTTGGGAGACATCGCGCCGGCCGCGCAGATTGGCCATCCGAGTGCTGGCACCATCACGCTGACGGTCAATGGCGTACTGCGCCAGACCGGAGACCTGGCCGATCAGATCTGGAGCCCGGCCGAAGCCATCGCCTTTCTCAGCCGCCACGTCCGGCTCAAGGCCGGTGACCTGATCATGACGGGTACGCCGGCAGGTGTCGCGGCGGTGCAGCGGGGCGACAGGCTCGAAGGGGTCATTGCCGGGGTGGGCACTGTGTCCACGACCATCAGCTGA
- a CDS encoding aldo/keto reductase, with protein MEYRYLGRSGLKVSVLTMGTMTFGGSEKIGNTGLVDAARQVDMCLEAGINLYDTANVYNAGVSEEMLGAVLAENGRRQNALVATKVRFKMGNGPNEIGLSRHHIMEQAEASLRRLKTDVIDLYQVHEWDGMTPIEETMTALDDLVRQGKVRYVGCSNYSGWHIAKALMAAGERGGTRFISQQIHYSLHSRDAEYELIPIGQDQGLGVLIWSPLAGGLLSGKYRRGGDPDSGRHVGGFREPPVYDWNRLYDIIDTIVSIAEARKVSGAQVALSWLLGRPGVTSAIIGGRNERQFSDNIAAADFKLSADDRAQLDAVSQPPLLYPYWHQSFTAQDRLSGVDLDLIAPYAKDFKRG; from the coding sequence ATGGAATACCGTTATCTCGGCCGATCGGGGCTGAAAGTGTCGGTCCTGACCATGGGCACCATGACCTTTGGCGGTAGCGAGAAGATCGGCAATACGGGCCTTGTCGATGCGGCGCGGCAAGTGGACATGTGCCTGGAGGCCGGTATCAACCTCTACGATACGGCCAATGTCTATAATGCCGGCGTGTCCGAAGAGATGCTGGGTGCGGTCCTGGCCGAGAACGGCCGGCGGCAAAATGCGCTCGTGGCGACCAAGGTGCGCTTCAAGATGGGGAATGGTCCAAACGAAATCGGACTGTCCCGTCACCACATCATGGAACAGGCCGAGGCCAGCCTCCGGCGCCTCAAGACCGACGTGATCGATCTCTACCAGGTGCATGAATGGGACGGCATGACGCCGATCGAGGAGACCATGACCGCTCTCGACGATCTCGTGCGCCAGGGCAAGGTGCGCTATGTCGGCTGCTCGAATTATTCGGGCTGGCACATCGCCAAGGCGCTGATGGCGGCCGGTGAGCGCGGCGGTACCCGCTTTATTTCGCAGCAAATCCACTATTCACTGCACAGCCGGGACGCAGAATATGAACTGATCCCCATTGGGCAGGATCAGGGCCTTGGCGTCCTCATCTGGTCGCCGCTGGCTGGCGGGCTGCTTTCGGGAAAATATCGGCGCGGCGGCGATCCGGACAGCGGCCGGCATGTCGGGGGCTTCCGGGAGCCGCCGGTCTATGACTGGAACAGGCTCTACGACATCATTGATACCATCGTTTCAATCGCCGAGGCCCGCAAAGTTTCCGGTGCTCAGGTGGCGCTGTCCTGGCTGCTGGGGCGCCCGGGGGTGACCTCAGCGATCATTGGCGGGCGCAATGAGCGCCAGTTCTCCGACAATATCGCGGCAGCAGACTTCAAGCTGAGTGCCGACGACCGGGCGCAACTGGACGCTGTCAGCCAACCGCCGTTGCTCTATCCCTATTGGCACCAGTCCTTCACAGCGCAGGACCGGTTGAGCGGCGTGGATCTCGACCTCATTGCGCCCTATGCGAAGGATTTCAAGCGTGGCTGA
- a CDS encoding EamA family transporter: MRQHPVMISVLLVTLGMVFTQTGASFAKMLFPIVGAQGATALRLTLAALVLVFAFRPWRYRLGRSQWRAVLLYGAAMGAMNLFFYAALEHIPLGIAVALEFTGPLAVALFGARRPLDVVWIILAVTGFAALLPWAANGQADIAPIGVFLALCAGGCWAGYIVFGQRAGMGGGPHIAALGVATAAVIALPFGAATAGAALIDPAILPLGLAVALLSSAIPYALDMVALPQIPARLFGILMSGQPALAAVSGLVILGETIAPLQLLGMAAIMLASIGATLTIARQKPPPVA; this comes from the coding sequence TTGCGACAGCATCCCGTCATGATATCCGTCCTGCTGGTGACCCTGGGCATGGTCTTTACCCAGACCGGCGCCAGCTTTGCCAAGATGCTCTTCCCCATCGTTGGGGCCCAGGGCGCCACCGCTTTGCGTCTGACCCTTGCGGCGCTCGTCCTGGTCTTTGCCTTCCGGCCCTGGCGTTACAGGCTCGGCCGCAGCCAGTGGCGGGCCGTGCTGCTCTACGGTGCGGCCATGGGCGCGATGAACCTTTTCTTCTACGCCGCCCTCGAACACATTCCTCTCGGCATCGCCGTCGCTCTCGAATTCACCGGCCCGCTGGCGGTCGCCCTGTTCGGTGCACGCCGGCCCCTCGACGTCGTCTGGATCATCCTCGCCGTCACCGGCTTTGCGGCCCTTCTGCCCTGGGCCGCGAACGGCCAGGCCGACATCGCTCCCATCGGCGTTTTTCTCGCCCTTTGTGCCGGTGGCTGCTGGGCCGGCTACATCGTCTTCGGGCAACGCGCGGGCATGGGCGGAGGTCCACACATTGCGGCCCTCGGCGTCGCCACGGCCGCCGTCATCGCCCTGCCCTTCGGCGCCGCAACGGCCGGCGCTGCGCTGATTGATCCGGCTATTCTGCCTCTCGGCCTCGCGGTGGCCCTACTCTCCAGCGCCATCCCTTATGCCCTCGACATGGTAGCGCTGCCCCAGATTCCTGCGCGGCTGTTCGGCATTCTCATGTCCGGGCAGCCGGCGCTGGCGGCGGTTTCGGGCCTCGTCATTCTTGGTGAAACCATCGCCCCGCTTCAATTGCTGGGCATGGCTGCCATCATGCTGGCATCAATCGGTGCTACGCTGACCATTGCGCGGCAGAAGCCGCCACCTGTCGCCTGA
- a CDS encoding YciI family protein has protein sequence MLYAILCYNEENVVSTWTPQEDQACMERLMDVQSGMSAQGRLGPVVRLWNTDEAKTLRKTSGDPVVFDGPFAETKEQFLGFYVADCASMDEALNFARDLAAANPGTGSYEIRPLRYFGDNKLSKTEMLGVAAE, from the coding sequence ATGCTCTACGCAATTCTCTGCTATAATGAAGAAAATGTCGTGTCGACCTGGACCCCGCAGGAAGACCAGGCCTGCATGGAGCGCCTCATGGACGTCCAGTCCGGCATGAGCGCTCAGGGCAGGCTCGGCCCGGTGGTGCGCCTCTGGAACACGGACGAGGCCAAGACCCTGCGCAAGACTAGTGGCGATCCTGTTGTCTTCGACGGGCCGTTCGCCGAAACCAAGGAACAGTTTCTCGGCTTTTACGTCGCCGACTGTGCCAGCATGGACGAGGCCCTGAACTTTGCCCGCGATCTTGCCGCGGCAAACCCCGGCACCGGCTCTTATGAGATCCGACCGCTGCGCTATTTCGGCGACAACAAGCTCAGCAAGACGGAAATGCTAGGCGTCGCCGCCGAGTAA
- the panC gene encoding pantoate--beta-alanine ligase has product MTHILRDKAALRSWRAALPPDRRLGFVPTMGALHDGHMSLMVQARAASDVVITSIFVNPLQFGPNEDLSRYPRPIEADIARLEAAGVDALFLPSVEDMYPQGASTLVEENLVSLPLCGAERPGHFRGVTTVVLKLFNLVQPHVAVFGQKDAQQCAVIERMVRDLDVPVEIKRGPIVREADGLALSSRNIYLSAEDRAAAPLIFESLKTAEKAFGAGERDSATLAAIGQDVLARSGRIKPQYWEVRDPESLGAIATVGARGALLAVAAHLGTTRLIDNLLLGGDA; this is encoded by the coding sequence ATGACGCATATCCTGCGGGACAAGGCGGCCCTCCGATCCTGGCGCGCGGCGCTGCCGCCCGATCGAAGATTGGGCTTCGTGCCGACCATGGGCGCGCTGCATGACGGGCATATGAGCCTGATGGTGCAGGCGCGCGCCGCATCAGACGTGGTCATCACCTCGATTTTCGTCAATCCGCTCCAATTTGGTCCCAACGAAGACCTGTCGCGCTATCCCCGGCCGATCGAGGCCGATATTGCTAGGCTAGAAGCGGCGGGCGTGGACGCGCTGTTCCTGCCATCGGTCGAGGACATGTATCCGCAAGGAGCGTCGACCCTGGTCGAGGAGAACCTGGTCTCCCTGCCGCTCTGCGGCGCCGAGCGGCCCGGTCATTTTCGCGGCGTGACTACCGTGGTGCTAAAACTGTTCAACCTGGTGCAACCGCATGTGGCGGTCTTCGGCCAGAAGGATGCGCAGCAATGCGCGGTCATCGAACGCATGGTGCGCGATCTCGACGTGCCGGTGGAAATCAAGCGTGGACCCATTGTGCGCGAGGCCGACGGACTGGCCCTGAGTTCGCGCAATATCTATCTGTCGGCAGAAGACCGGGCCGCAGCGCCGCTGATCTTTGAGAGCCTCAAGACGGCCGAGAAGGCTTTTGGTGCCGGAGAGCGCGATTCGGCGACCCTGGCCGCTATCGGACAGGACGTTCTGGCCCGCTCCGGGCGCATCAAGCCGCAATATTGGGAGGTTCGTGACCCGGAGAGCCTGGGCGCCATTGCCACCGTTGGAGCGCGCGGCGCGCTTCTGGCGGTGGCCGCCCATCTGGGGACCACGCGCCTCATCGACAATCTGTTACTCGGCGGCGACGCCTAG
- the coaBC gene encoding bifunctional phosphopantothenoylcysteine decarboxylase/phosphopantothenate--cysteine ligase CoaBC has protein sequence MANVLIAISGSISAYKIADVVSELGKAGHQVQCLLTKSAEQFVSPLVLETLSGRPARSALFGPDVSGTEHIDLARWADLLVFAPASANMLARLALGLADDLPSTVALASEAPLLIAPAMNTVMWDKPIVQQHLSSLVARGAQVVPPASGILACGEVGMGKLAAVGDIVLAIENALLPARQDLAGQRILVTAGPTTTAIDAVRYITNHSTGRMGAAMAEEALRRGAVVDYVLGVDKGVVRPQPPRGSENRLHLVEVRTAEEMAAAALERLPAASGVVATAAVMDYSVATPSVSKLKRASADIALDLVPSTDVLGALRQAANGQWFLGFAAETDVVERHGAGKLQAKGLDFLFANEVSRLGAEGQTGFAVGTNAGVLLGARGERHELSLGSKADIARQIWDLVA, from the coding sequence ATGGCCAATGTGCTGATCGCGATTTCGGGCTCGATCTCGGCCTACAAGATCGCCGATGTGGTGTCCGAACTGGGCAAGGCCGGGCACCAGGTGCAGTGCCTTCTTACGAAAAGCGCCGAGCAATTCGTCAGCCCGCTGGTCCTCGAAACCCTGAGCGGCCGGCCGGCGCGCAGCGCCCTGTTCGGACCGGACGTCTCGGGAACCGAGCATATCGACCTGGCACGGTGGGCCGATCTCTTGGTATTTGCACCGGCCAGCGCCAATATGCTGGCGCGCCTGGCGCTGGGGCTGGCAGATGACCTGCCATCGACCGTGGCCCTGGCCAGCGAGGCGCCGCTGCTGATTGCCCCGGCCATGAATACGGTGATGTGGGACAAGCCCATTGTGCAGCAGCATCTGTCCAGTCTGGTCGCGCGCGGCGCGCAGGTGGTCCCCCCGGCTTCGGGCATCCTGGCCTGTGGCGAGGTCGGTATGGGCAAGCTGGCGGCTGTTGGCGACATCGTTCTCGCCATCGAAAACGCCTTGCTCCCGGCGCGGCAGGACCTTGCCGGGCAGCGCATTCTGGTCACCGCTGGCCCGACAACCACGGCGATCGATGCCGTGCGCTATATCACCAATCATTCGACGGGGCGGATGGGCGCGGCCATGGCCGAGGAAGCGCTGCGGCGCGGTGCGGTGGTGGACTATGTGCTGGGTGTCGACAAGGGCGTGGTGCGGCCGCAACCGCCACGCGGTTCCGAAAACCGGTTGCACCTTGTCGAGGTGCGCACGGCCGAGGAAATGGCCGCTGCGGCACTCGAGCGGCTGCCGGCTGCTTCGGGAGTCGTCGCCACGGCGGCGGTGATGGACTATTCGGTTGCGACCCCATCGGTGAGCAAGCTCAAGCGCGCCTCGGCGGACATTGCCCTTGATCTCGTCCCCTCGACTGACGTGCTGGGTGCCTTGCGCCAGGCCGCAAACGGACAATGGTTTCTTGGCTTTGCGGCCGAAACCGACGTTGTCGAGCGCCATGGCGCAGGCAAGCTGCAGGCCAAGGGGCTGGACTTTCTCTTTGCCAACGAAGTCAGCAGGCTCGGGGCTGAAGGGCAGACCGGCTTTGCCGTTGGCACCAATGCTGGGGTGCTTCTGGGCGCCAGGGGCGAGCGCCACGAACTCAGCCTGGGCAGCAAGGCGGACATCGCCCGCCAGATCTGGGATTTGGTGGCATGA
- the panB gene encoding 3-methyl-2-oxobutanoate hydroxymethyltransferase, producing the protein MSAQTPARRLTTRDIAKMRQRGEAIAMLTAYDATMARLVEMAGVDVILVGDSLGNVVLGHETTLPVTLDDMIRHAAAVKRGSERALLVCDMPFGSVTDADVAVANAVRVMKETGVEAVKVEGGLVAVPVVERLVAQGIAVVAHIGLMPQSVHQMGGYYMHGKDEASAERLRSEAQALEKAGAFAIVLECVVPELASEITHMLSIPTIGIGSGKDCAGQVLVVNDLIGLSVNPPPSFARPRADVASVVRAAVGDYVAETKAERGPIPLPRRAE; encoded by the coding sequence ATGTCGGCCCAGACCCCCGCTAGACGCCTGACAACGCGTGACATTGCCAAAATGCGGCAGCGCGGCGAGGCGATTGCCATGCTCACCGCCTATGATGCCACCATGGCGCGCCTGGTCGAGATGGCCGGCGTCGATGTGATCCTGGTCGGGGACAGTCTCGGCAATGTCGTTCTGGGCCACGAAACCACGCTGCCGGTGACGCTGGACGACATGATCCGCCATGCCGCCGCGGTCAAGCGCGGGTCGGAGCGGGCGCTGCTGGTCTGCGACATGCCGTTCGGATCGGTCACCGATGCCGATGTCGCAGTCGCCAATGCCGTGCGGGTGATGAAGGAAACCGGGGTCGAGGCGGTCAAGGTCGAGGGCGGGCTTGTCGCCGTTCCGGTGGTGGAACGCCTTGTGGCGCAGGGTATCGCTGTGGTCGCCCATATCGGGCTGATGCCGCAGTCCGTGCACCAGATGGGTGGCTATTACATGCATGGCAAGGACGAGGCTTCTGCCGAGCGGCTGCGCAGCGAGGCGCAGGCGCTCGAAAAGGCCGGTGCCTTTGCCATCGTCCTCGAATGCGTCGTGCCTGAGCTCGCCAGCGAGATCACCCATATGCTTTCTATTCCCACCATCGGCATCGGCTCGGGCAAGGATTGTGCGGGCCAGGTGCTGGTGGTCAACGATCTCATCGGGCTCAGCGTCAATCCGCCCCCCAGTTTCGCCCGCCCAAGAGCCGATGTCGCAAGCGTGGTGCGTGCTGCCGTTGGCGACTACGTTGCCGAGACCAAGGCAGAGCGTGGCCCTATTCCGCTGCCGAGGCGGGCTGAGTAA
- the ugpC gene encoding sn-glycerol-3-phosphate ABC transporter ATP-binding protein UgpC, translated as MSDVSLKAVRKSYGALEVVHGVDLDIKSGEFVVFVGPSGCGKSTLLRMIAGLEPISGGEVSIGGRVVNDVPSPERGIAMVFQSYALYPHMTVYENMAFGLKLAKTPKAEVEARVREAARILQIEPYLDRMPKALSGGQRQRVAIGRAIVRNPKVFLFDEPLSNLDAALRAQTRVEIAKLHDTLDATMIYVTHDQVEAMTLADRIVVLNAGNIEQVGTPLELYRNPVNTFVAGFIASQRMNFLPLEVKGGVARLTGGGAIPVRHERISEAVSLGVRPEHLLLGTAQDAHLSGKLAVIEQFGEYALAYVEMADGTTVTVKLDGAPDINLHEDIHLRLPETGLHLFDASGRALR; from the coding sequence ATGTCTGATGTCAGCCTCAAGGCCGTCCGCAAATCCTATGGCGCACTCGAGGTGGTCCATGGGGTCGATCTGGACATCAAGAGCGGTGAATTCGTGGTGTTTGTCGGCCCGTCCGGGTGCGGGAAATCCACCCTATTGCGGATGATTGCCGGCCTCGAACCGATCAGCGGCGGCGAGGTCAGTATCGGCGGACGCGTGGTCAACGATGTGCCTTCCCCGGAGCGCGGCATCGCCATGGTGTTCCAGTCCTATGCGCTCTATCCGCATATGACCGTCTACGAGAACATGGCCTTCGGCCTCAAACTCGCCAAGACGCCCAAGGCCGAGGTGGAGGCGCGGGTGCGGGAGGCGGCGAGAATCCTGCAGATCGAGCCTTATCTTGATCGTATGCCCAAGGCTCTTTCCGGTGGGCAGCGCCAACGCGTGGCGATTGGCCGGGCCATCGTGCGCAATCCCAAGGTGTTCCTGTTCGACGAGCCCCTCTCGAACCTGGATGCGGCACTGCGGGCGCAGACGCGCGTCGAGATCGCCAAGCTGCACGATACGCTGGATGCGACCATGATTTATGTCACCCATGATCAGGTCGAAGCCATGACGCTGGCCGATCGGATCGTGGTGCTCAATGCCGGCAATATCGAGCAGGTGGGCACCCCGCTCGAACTCTACCGCAACCCGGTCAACACCTTTGTGGCCGGCTTCATTGCCAGCCAGCGGATGAATTTTCTGCCTCTCGAGGTCAAGGGGGGCGTGGCACGCCTGACGGGCGGCGGCGCCATCCCGGTTCGGCACGAGCGGATCAGTGAGGCCGTAAGCCTGGGTGTCCGGCCCGAGCATCTCTTGTTGGGAACAGCGCAGGATGCCCATCTCAGCGGCAAGCTGGCGGTGATCGAGCAGTTTGGCGAATATGCGCTGGCCTATGTGGAAATGGCCGATGGCACGACGGTGACGGTGAAGCTGGACGGGGCGCCCGACATCAATCTGCACGAGGACATCCACCTTCGGCTGCCCGAGACGGGACTCCACCTGTTCGATGCCAGTGGACGGGCCCTGCGCTAG